One genomic segment of Mycolicibacterium chubuense NBB4 includes these proteins:
- a CDS encoding amino acid ABC transporter ATP-binding protein, whose amino-acid sequence MNQLVSETATERKGAVKIRIEGLKKSFGDLVVLDGITTTVKEGEVVCVIGPSGSGKSTFLRCLNKLEDITGGKVTIDEFDLTDKKVDLDKVRQHIGMVFQHFNLFPHMTALQNVTLAPLLTKKMGKAEAEKRAMELLGQVGLAEKAHVKPANLSGGQKQRVAIARALAMNPSIMLFDEATSALDPEMVGDVLEVLRTLAAEGMTMVVVTHEMGFAREVASRVIFMADGNIVEDDIPAEVFDHPKHPRLQDFLSKVL is encoded by the coding sequence ATGAACCAGCTGGTATCCGAAACCGCGACGGAACGCAAGGGCGCCGTCAAGATCCGCATCGAAGGACTCAAGAAGTCGTTCGGTGACCTGGTGGTGCTCGACGGGATCACCACGACGGTCAAGGAGGGCGAGGTCGTCTGCGTCATCGGCCCGTCCGGGTCCGGCAAGTCGACATTCCTGCGCTGCCTCAACAAGCTCGAGGACATCACCGGAGGCAAGGTCACCATCGACGAGTTCGATCTGACGGACAAGAAGGTCGATCTCGACAAGGTGCGCCAGCACATCGGCATGGTGTTCCAGCACTTCAACCTGTTCCCGCACATGACGGCGCTGCAGAACGTGACGCTGGCGCCGCTGCTGACCAAGAAGATGGGCAAGGCGGAGGCAGAGAAGCGGGCGATGGAGCTGCTCGGTCAGGTCGGGTTGGCCGAGAAGGCCCACGTCAAACCCGCGAACCTGTCGGGCGGGCAGAAACAACGCGTGGCGATCGCCCGAGCGCTGGCGATGAACCCGTCGATCATGCTGTTCGACGAGGCCACCAGCGCGCTGGACCCCGAGATGGTCGGAGACGTCCTCGAGGTGCTGCGCACGCTGGCCGCAGAGGGGATGACGATGGTGGTGGTCACCCACGAGATGGGATTCGCTCGCGAAGTGGCCTCGCGAGTGATCTTCATGGCCGACGGCAACATCGTCGAGGACGACATCCCGGCCGAGGTGTTCGACCATCCCAAGCATCCGCGACTGCAGGACTTCTTGTCCAAGGTGCTGTGA
- a CDS encoding nitroreductase family deazaflavin-dependent oxidoreductase, with protein sequence MTDQPQLSPTDWVREQTERILEQGTTDGVEIFDRPIVLFTTTGAKSGQKRYVPLMRVEENGKYAMVASKGGDPRHPLWYHNVKANPTVTVQDGDKVATLTARELEGEEREHWWALAVEAYPPYAEYQTKTDRLIPVFVVE encoded by the coding sequence GTGACTGATCAACCACAGCTGAGCCCCACCGACTGGGTACGCGAGCAGACCGAACGCATTCTGGAGCAGGGCACCACCGACGGGGTCGAGATCTTCGACCGCCCGATCGTCCTCTTCACCACCACCGGCGCGAAGTCCGGTCAGAAGCGCTACGTACCGCTGATGCGCGTCGAGGAGAACGGCAAGTACGCCATGGTGGCCTCCAAGGGCGGCGACCCGCGGCATCCGCTCTGGTACCACAACGTCAAGGCCAACCCGACGGTGACGGTCCAGGACGGTGACAAGGTGGCGACCCTGACCGCGCGTGAACTCGAGGGCGAGGAGCGCGAACACTGGTGGGCACTGGCGGTCGAGGCGTACCCGCCCTACGCGGAGTACCAGACCAAGACCGACCGGCTGATCCCGGTGTTCGTGGTCGAGTGA
- a CDS encoding DUF1348 family protein, with the protein MTDVRPPFPPFDAQTARQKVQAAEDAWNTRDPHRVSLAYTTDSVWRNRDQFLTGRDQIVDFLTAKWQRELDYALRKSLWDFHGNRIAVRFQYECRDSTGRWWRSYGNELWEFDDHGLMRRREASINDVAIDESERRYFGPRPDDERGHDIPLH; encoded by the coding sequence GTGACTGACGTACGCCCACCGTTTCCGCCCTTCGATGCGCAGACCGCACGGCAGAAAGTGCAAGCGGCCGAAGACGCGTGGAACACTCGTGACCCGCACCGCGTGAGTCTCGCGTACACAACCGACAGCGTGTGGCGCAACCGTGACCAGTTCCTCACCGGCCGCGATCAGATCGTCGACTTCCTCACCGCCAAATGGCAACGCGAACTCGACTACGCGCTGCGAAAAAGTCTGTGGGACTTTCATGGCAACCGGATCGCGGTGCGGTTCCAGTACGAATGCCGCGACTCCACCGGCCGATGGTGGCGCAGCTACGGCAATGAACTGTGGGAGTTCGACGACCACGGACTGATGCGCCGGCGGGAAGCCAGCATCAACGACGTCGCCATCGACGAGTCCGAACGGCGATATTTCGGCCCGCGGCCCGACGACGAGCGC
- a CDS encoding amino acid ABC transporter substrate-binding protein/permease produces the protein MGALLVVGFGAGVAAAPNAKAQGQNYVIATDTTFAPFEFQDKNGNFVGIDMDLIRDIAKDQGFTVDIRPLGFDAALQAVQANQVDGVIAGMSITDERKKVFDFSDPYFESGVQMAVLDTNEDIKSYADLRGKRVAVKNGTEGAAFAESIKDKYGFSTVYFADSASMFDEVRTGNSQAVFEDYPVLQYGIAQGNGFKTVTKKEAGASYGFAVNKGRNAELLQKFNAGLKHLKQSGRYDEILDTYLGKGASTADNSFFGLLKSTFPILMEGLKMTVILTVVSIAIALVLGTIFGLFRVSRAVWLRAVGTTYVDIFRGTPLLVQAFFIYFGIPSALGFQMSALTAGIITLSLNAGAYMTEIVRGGIQSVDKGQMEAARSLGIGYLPTMRRVILPQAIRTMIPSYINQFVITLKDTSILSVIGIAELTQTGRIIIARNFQSFNMWLIIGIIYFIVIMALTKLSDRLERRLVK, from the coding sequence ATGGGAGCGCTGCTCGTCGTGGGGTTCGGCGCCGGAGTCGCCGCGGCTCCGAATGCCAAGGCGCAGGGGCAGAACTACGTCATCGCCACCGACACCACGTTCGCGCCGTTCGAATTCCAGGACAAGAACGGCAATTTCGTCGGTATCGACATGGACCTCATCAGAGACATCGCCAAGGATCAGGGCTTCACGGTCGACATCAGGCCGCTGGGCTTCGACGCCGCCCTGCAGGCGGTGCAGGCCAACCAGGTCGACGGCGTCATCGCGGGGATGTCGATCACCGACGAGCGCAAGAAGGTGTTCGACTTCTCGGATCCCTACTTCGAGTCGGGCGTTCAGATGGCGGTGCTGGACACCAACGAAGACATCAAGTCCTACGCGGACCTGCGCGGCAAGCGCGTCGCGGTCAAGAACGGGACCGAGGGCGCCGCGTTCGCCGAGTCGATCAAGGACAAGTACGGCTTCAGCACCGTCTACTTCGCCGACAGTGCGTCGATGTTCGACGAGGTGCGAACCGGGAATTCGCAGGCCGTCTTCGAGGACTATCCCGTGCTGCAGTACGGCATCGCCCAGGGCAACGGCTTCAAGACGGTCACCAAGAAGGAGGCGGGCGCCAGCTACGGGTTCGCCGTCAACAAGGGCCGTAACGCCGAACTGCTGCAGAAGTTCAACGCCGGACTGAAACATCTCAAGCAGTCCGGCCGCTATGACGAGATCCTGGACACCTATCTGGGCAAGGGCGCGTCGACCGCCGACAACTCGTTCTTCGGATTGCTCAAGAGCACCTTCCCGATCCTGATGGAAGGCCTCAAGATGACCGTCATCCTGACGGTCGTCTCCATCGCGATCGCCCTGGTGCTGGGCACCATCTTCGGGCTGTTCCGGGTGTCACGGGCCGTCTGGTTGCGCGCCGTCGGCACCACCTATGTCGACATCTTCCGCGGCACACCGCTGCTGGTGCAGGCGTTCTTCATCTACTTCGGCATTCCCTCGGCGCTGGGCTTCCAGATGTCGGCGCTGACCGCGGGCATCATCACACTGTCGTTGAACGCCGGGGCCTATATGACCGAAATCGTCCGTGGCGGAATCCAATCCGTCGACAAGGGGCAGATGGAAGCCGCGCGCAGCCTGGGGATCGGTTATCTGCCGACGATGCGCCGGGTGATCCTGCCGCAGGCGATCCGGACGATGATCCCGTCCTACATCAACCAATTCGTCATCACCCTGAAGGACACCTCGATCCTGTCGGTCATCGGCATCGCCGAGTTGACCCAGACCGGCCGGATCATCATCGCCCGCAATTTCCAGTCGTTCAACATGTGGTTGATCATCGGCATCATCTACTTCATCGTCATCATGGCGCTGACGAAACTCTCGGATCGGCTCGAACGCCGGCTAGTCAAATAG
- the sodC gene encoding superoxide dismutase[Cu-Zn]: MWKRATAAAALLSAPVVVVAGCNSSQNSSEQTSSSTTSATTTSAAAGAQTMKAELKTPDGKPVANATIDFTGGYATVTVETVAGGILSPGSHGMHIHSIGKCEANSVAPTGGPPGNFESAGGHLQVGGRTEHPASGDLTPLFVRADGSGKVVATTDAFKADDLKGPEGSALIIHAGPDNFANIPQRYTHDGVPGPDAETLATGDAGARVACAVLAPASAAGTSTSVATSTSTVTETTAAPGAPATTSPTATSPAPATSSPTTTVTTTPVTPTTSVVTTTTSPPLGPPPGPQPGG, translated from the coding sequence ATGTGGAAGCGCGCAACGGCAGCCGCCGCGCTGCTTTCGGCCCCTGTGGTCGTGGTAGCCGGCTGTAACTCGAGTCAGAACAGCAGCGAACAGACGAGCAGTTCCACCACCTCCGCGACGACGACGTCGGCGGCGGCAGGTGCTCAGACCATGAAGGCCGAGCTGAAGACGCCCGACGGCAAGCCGGTGGCCAACGCGACGATCGACTTCACGGGCGGCTACGCGACGGTCACCGTGGAGACGGTTGCGGGAGGAATTCTCTCTCCGGGCAGCCACGGGATGCACATCCACTCCATCGGCAAGTGCGAGGCCAACTCCGTCGCCCCGACAGGCGGCCCTCCCGGCAACTTCGAATCCGCAGGCGGACATCTGCAGGTCGGCGGCCGCACCGAGCATCCGGCCAGCGGTGACCTGACACCGCTGTTCGTCCGCGCCGACGGGTCGGGCAAGGTCGTGGCGACCACCGACGCGTTCAAGGCCGACGATCTCAAAGGCCCCGAGGGCAGCGCCCTGATCATCCACGCAGGCCCGGACAACTTCGCCAACATCCCCCAGCGCTACACGCATGACGGTGTGCCGGGCCCGGACGCGGAGACCCTCGCCACCGGTGATGCGGGCGCCCGCGTCGCGTGTGCGGTCCTCGCGCCGGCGAGCGCTGCCGGTACGTCGACGTCCGTCGCGACCAGCACGTCGACCGTCACCGAGACGACCGCTGCTCCGGGTGCACCCGCCACCACCAGTCCGACGGCGACCTCCCCGGCGCCCGCGACGAGCAGTCCCACGACCACCGTGACGACGACACCGGTGACGCCCACGACCTCGGTCGTGACCACCACGACGTCGCCGCCGCTCGGCCCGCCGCCCGGACCTCAGCCCGGCGGGTAA
- a CDS encoding M42 family metallopeptidase, with amino-acid sequence MAEERSTLRRELLQELLWAYGPGGQEESVRDICRRELEPCVDETWVDKAGNLVGFLRGSGSGSQEAKTYDDARGTRVLAHMDELSMIVKRVEPDGTLHVTPSGVMYPANFGLGPVAILGDNVTLTGVLSLGSEHTTKESLRIWQTKPDKGDKSLDWVHVFVFTGCTPEELAAAGVHPGTRVCVERSKRTLVDVGDYIGSYFMDDRASVTALLHAAQVLQSRSQRPSDDVYFVFTTNEEIGGVGASYASRTLPGDLTIALEVGPTEAEYDTTVGGGPIVAYSDSRCVYDKAVADRLMDIATELDLSPQAAVLGAFESDASHAKASGLSPRAGLLCVQTLSTHGYEVIPSSGIAALTDVVVEFLLNPA; translated from the coding sequence ATGGCTGAGGAACGAAGCACGCTGCGCCGCGAGCTGCTTCAGGAGCTGCTGTGGGCCTACGGGCCCGGCGGCCAGGAGGAGTCGGTCCGCGACATCTGCCGTCGCGAACTCGAGCCGTGCGTCGATGAGACGTGGGTGGACAAGGCGGGCAATCTCGTCGGGTTCCTCCGCGGCAGCGGCTCCGGTTCACAAGAGGCGAAGACCTACGACGACGCACGGGGCACCCGCGTGTTGGCCCACATGGATGAACTGTCGATGATCGTCAAACGGGTGGAGCCCGACGGCACGTTGCATGTGACGCCCTCGGGCGTGATGTACCCGGCGAACTTCGGACTCGGGCCCGTCGCCATTCTCGGCGACAACGTGACGCTGACCGGTGTGCTGTCCCTGGGGTCGGAGCACACCACCAAGGAAAGCCTGCGGATCTGGCAGACCAAACCCGACAAAGGTGACAAGTCACTGGATTGGGTGCACGTCTTCGTGTTCACCGGATGCACCCCCGAGGAGCTCGCCGCGGCGGGGGTCCATCCGGGCACTCGGGTGTGCGTGGAACGAAGCAAGCGCACGCTGGTCGACGTCGGTGACTACATCGGCTCGTACTTCATGGACGATCGCGCGTCGGTGACCGCTCTGCTGCACGCAGCGCAGGTGCTGCAGTCACGTTCGCAGCGGCCGTCCGACGACGTCTACTTCGTGTTCACGACCAACGAGGAGATCGGTGGGGTCGGTGCTTCGTATGCCAGCCGGACGCTGCCCGGCGATCTCACCATCGCGCTCGAGGTGGGGCCGACCGAGGCGGAGTACGACACCACAGTCGGTGGCGGTCCGATCGTGGCGTACAGCGACAGCCGGTGCGTCTACGACAAGGCGGTGGCGGACCGATTGATGGACATCGCCACCGAGCTGGATCTGTCGCCCCAGGCTGCGGTCCTCGGCGCGTTCGAGTCCGATGCGTCGCATGCGAAGGCCAGCGGGCTCTCGCCCCGGGCGGGCCTGCTCTGCGTGCAGACCCTGAGTACGCACGGTTACGAGGTGATCCCGTCCTCAGGCATTGCCGCGCTGACAGACGTCGTCGTGGAATTCCTGCTGAACCCGGCATAG
- a CDS encoding STAS/SEC14 domain-containing protein, whose translation MIEALGGFPANVAAFACHGQVSKADYETVLIPDIEKRLLEHDKVRIYYETAADFAGVDAGAAWEDAKVGFTHFLRWERFAVVTDVEWIKQAVKLVGFLMPGHLRTFTPDEAQLARDWVVK comes from the coding sequence ATGATCGAGGCCTTGGGTGGTTTTCCCGCCAATGTTGCGGCTTTCGCCTGCCACGGGCAGGTGAGCAAGGCGGACTACGAGACCGTACTCATTCCTGACATCGAGAAACGGCTGCTGGAGCACGATAAGGTGCGCATCTACTACGAAACCGCTGCGGACTTCGCCGGCGTCGATGCGGGCGCCGCGTGGGAGGACGCCAAGGTCGGATTCACTCACTTCCTTCGCTGGGAACGGTTCGCCGTCGTGACCGATGTCGAATGGATCAAACAGGCGGTCAAGCTCGTGGGATTCCTGATGCCCGGTCACCTACGGACATTCACGCCTGATGAGGCGCAGCTCGCTCGAGACTGGGTCGTCAAGTAA
- a CDS encoding phosphatidylserine decarboxylase, with product MPEPDRIVHDLHNLLDREPGLAELLQKSLQKAAERAKDSLNSELYRALDWPQTLPEYGEYLTSFIRWIPRQTDAPAWKTTAPHERYAKEVNDRLAHFFWLVDQKVDVDGTAIAENSKAFRGWLTEFARQWGSFLDTGESFDDDILQSFLRDAPEYTIEESLIDGRPNMPSGWQTFNQFFARELNPGLRPISEPADNRVITSPADCSFQHCYDIGPESDIPATTIKGTHRYGNIGQLLEGSRYAGAFSNGTFVHYMLPPSAYHRFHVPVSGKVEESFVINGQVFMQVDLQDHELQSRDSSQSGYEFFQTRGVLTLDTSGSPHGDVGVIAVVPVGMSHVASVNLSTVVGTEVTKGEEFGYFQFGGSDIIILFQEGVGPEVDTDSAPRRVGSVVARCTQDRRPQRKGSVDG from the coding sequence ATGCCGGAACCGGACAGGATCGTGCACGACCTGCACAACCTGCTCGACCGGGAGCCCGGCCTGGCCGAGCTCTTGCAGAAGTCGCTGCAGAAGGCGGCCGAACGGGCCAAAGACTCGCTGAATTCCGAACTGTATCGGGCGCTCGACTGGCCGCAGACCCTGCCGGAGTACGGCGAATACCTGACGAGTTTCATCCGGTGGATCCCGCGGCAAACCGATGCGCCGGCCTGGAAGACCACGGCCCCACACGAGCGGTACGCCAAGGAGGTCAACGACCGCCTGGCCCATTTCTTCTGGCTGGTGGATCAGAAGGTCGATGTCGACGGCACCGCGATTGCCGAGAATTCCAAGGCCTTTCGCGGCTGGTTGACCGAATTCGCCCGCCAGTGGGGGAGTTTCCTGGACACCGGTGAATCGTTCGACGACGACATCCTGCAGTCCTTCCTGCGCGACGCCCCGGAGTACACGATCGAGGAGTCGCTGATCGACGGCCGGCCCAACATGCCCAGCGGCTGGCAGACGTTCAACCAATTCTTCGCGCGGGAACTCAACCCGGGTCTGCGGCCGATCTCCGAGCCCGCCGACAACCGCGTCATCACCTCGCCGGCGGACTGCAGCTTTCAACACTGCTACGACATCGGCCCCGAATCCGACATTCCCGCCACCACGATCAAGGGGACGCACCGGTACGGCAACATCGGCCAATTGCTCGAAGGCAGCCGCTATGCCGGCGCGTTCAGCAACGGTACCTTCGTGCACTACATGCTGCCGCCGTCGGCGTATCACCGCTTCCACGTCCCGGTCTCCGGCAAGGTCGAAGAATCCTTCGTGATCAACGGGCAGGTCTTCATGCAGGTGGACCTGCAGGACCACGAACTCCAATCACGCGACAGCTCCCAGAGCGGCTACGAGTTCTTCCAGACCCGCGGAGTCCTGACGCTCGACACGTCCGGCTCCCCGCACGGTGACGTCGGTGTCATCGCCGTTGTGCCAGTAGGCATGTCGCATGTCGCGTCGGTCAACCTCAGCACGGTGGTAGGGACCGAGGTGACCAAGGGCGAGGAGTTCGGTTACTTCCAGTTCGGCGGGTCCGACATCATCATCCTGTTCCAGGAGGGCGTCGGCCCCGAGGTCGACACCGACTCCGCACCACGCCGCGTCGGATCCGTCGTTGCTCGGTGCACGCAGGACCGGCGACCCCAGCGGAAGGGTTCCGTCGATGGCTGA
- a CDS encoding amino acid permease, translating to MSATPTLKKALSQRQLTMIAIGGVIGAGLFVGSGVVIGATGPGAFLTYGMAGVLIIMVMRMLAEMAVANPSTGSFADYSRNALGHWAGFSVGWLYWYFWVIVVGFEAIAGAKIIQYWIDVPLWLSALVFMVLMTSTNLFSVSSYGEFEFWFAGIKVAAIIAFIALGGAYVFGLWPGKSTDFSNLTSHGGFMPLGFGAITVGIVTVIFSMVGAEIATIAAAESADPERAVAKAANSVILRILIFYVGAVLLLVTILPWNDKGVAASPFVAAFTKMGIPYADHVMNVVVLTAVLSCLNSGMYTASRMLFVLAARREAPPALVKVTRRGVPTNAILASSVVGFLCVIAAAVSPDTIFAFLLNSSGAIILFVYLLIAISQIVLRYRTPDSELRVKMWLFPVLSALTALAIVAILVQMYLDTSLRSQLVLSLLSWAVVIVLFVINKWFVKRRSAEPAEVSPTGTPHRVLVLANQTVDSRELLDELRRIGAGREAQYMVVVPASPVDTGAAETHGPRDVTEATQEAATARLDTTLAALRHENLDAQGELGDYRPLRALDHAVAKFSPDQIVIATLPAEFSVWHRFDVVDRARAQFNVPVTHVVAQSAVRNEVPR from the coding sequence ATGAGCGCGACACCCACTTTGAAGAAGGCACTCAGCCAGCGCCAGCTGACGATGATCGCCATCGGCGGTGTCATCGGCGCCGGCCTGTTCGTCGGGTCCGGCGTCGTCATCGGCGCTACGGGTCCCGGCGCCTTCCTGACGTACGGCATGGCCGGCGTCCTGATCATCATGGTGATGCGAATGCTCGCCGAGATGGCCGTGGCGAACCCGTCCACCGGATCGTTCGCGGACTACTCACGCAACGCACTGGGTCACTGGGCCGGCTTCTCCGTCGGGTGGTTGTACTGGTACTTCTGGGTCATCGTGGTCGGCTTCGAGGCGATCGCCGGCGCGAAGATCATCCAGTACTGGATCGACGTACCACTGTGGCTGTCCGCGCTGGTCTTCATGGTCCTGATGACGTCGACCAACCTGTTCTCCGTGTCGTCCTACGGGGAGTTCGAATTCTGGTTCGCCGGCATCAAGGTGGCGGCGATCATCGCGTTCATCGCGCTGGGTGGGGCCTACGTCTTCGGTCTGTGGCCCGGGAAGTCGACGGACTTCTCGAACCTGACCAGTCACGGCGGCTTCATGCCCCTGGGTTTCGGCGCGATCACCGTCGGCATCGTGACCGTCATCTTCTCCATGGTCGGCGCCGAGATCGCGACGATCGCGGCCGCGGAGTCCGCCGATCCGGAACGGGCGGTGGCGAAAGCCGCCAACTCGGTGATCCTGCGCATCCTGATCTTCTATGTGGGGGCGGTCCTGCTGCTGGTGACCATCCTGCCGTGGAACGACAAGGGCGTGGCCGCCTCACCTTTCGTCGCCGCGTTCACCAAGATGGGGATCCCGTACGCGGACCACGTGATGAACGTCGTGGTGTTGACGGCGGTGCTGAGCTGTCTCAACTCCGGCATGTACACCGCCTCGCGGATGCTCTTCGTGCTCGCCGCCCGGCGGGAAGCCCCGCCCGCACTGGTCAAGGTGACCCGCCGCGGTGTGCCGACGAACGCCATCCTCGCCTCGTCGGTCGTCGGGTTCCTGTGCGTGATCGCCGCGGCGGTGTCGCCGGACACCATCTTCGCGTTCCTGCTCAACTCGAGCGGTGCCATCATCCTGTTCGTCTACCTGCTGATCGCGATCTCGCAGATAGTGCTGCGCTATCGCACCCCGGACTCCGAACTCCGGGTGAAGATGTGGCTGTTCCCAGTGCTTTCCGCGCTCACCGCGCTGGCGATCGTGGCGATCCTGGTGCAGATGTACCTCGACACGTCGCTACGGTCCCAGCTGGTGCTGAGCCTGTTGTCGTGGGCAGTCGTGATCGTGCTCTTCGTCATCAACAAGTGGTTCGTGAAGCGACGCTCGGCAGAGCCCGCGGAGGTCTCCCCCACCGGCACACCGCACCGAGTGCTGGTGCTGGCCAATCAGACCGTCGACTCACGCGAGCTCCTCGACGAGTTGCGTCGTATCGGCGCCGGCCGCGAGGCTCAGTACATGGTCGTGGTGCCGGCCAGCCCGGTCGACACGGGTGCCGCCGAGACGCACGGACCGCGTGATGTCACCGAAGCCACGCAAGAGGCCGCGACAGCCAGACTCGACACCACACTGGCCGCGCTGCGCCACGAGAACCTGGACGCGCAAGGCGAATTGGGCGACTACCGGCCGCTGCGCGCTCTGGACCACGCCGTCGCCAAGTTCAGTCCCGACCAGATCGTGATCGCGACGCTGCCGGCCGAGTTCTCGGTGTGGCACCGCTTCGACGTGGTCGACCGCGCCCGTGCCCAGTTCAACGTCCCCGTGACTCACGTGGTCGCGCAGTCGGCCGTGCGGAACGAGGTCCCGCGATGA
- a CDS encoding universal stress protein, translating into MTILAGFSASGHGPAPLHLASQISRCTGEKIVAAAIIERHWPKADPVEDEYLNFVGTQAKRSLKQMVDQLPEGLDVWEVVHQAASVPEGLTELATEVNADIVVVGSSSSGLLGRIALGSVTDRLVHTAAIPVAIAPRGYPAQRGKIERLTVAYGGQADQVGLVATCAELAERWSARLRIASFTVRPVTMFSGTVEPAAENLVIKQWAQRTREGIAAQLEKVRAGVGTLNADVVIGAGPTWRDAVDGLDWEAGDILVLGSGAAGPAAQVFLGSAAARILRHSPVPTMIVPKREAA; encoded by the coding sequence ATGACGATTCTCGCGGGATTCAGCGCGAGCGGTCACGGGCCTGCGCCGCTGCATCTGGCGTCCCAGATCTCCCGGTGCACCGGCGAGAAGATCGTCGCCGCGGCGATCATCGAACGCCACTGGCCGAAGGCCGATCCCGTTGAAGACGAGTACCTCAATTTCGTTGGCACTCAGGCGAAGAGGTCTCTCAAGCAGATGGTCGACCAACTTCCCGAGGGCTTGGATGTGTGGGAGGTCGTCCACCAGGCCGCCTCCGTCCCTGAAGGGCTGACCGAACTCGCCACCGAGGTGAACGCGGACATCGTCGTGGTGGGCTCCTCGTCGTCAGGGCTGCTCGGCAGAATCGCCCTGGGTAGCGTCACCGATCGCCTCGTCCACACCGCGGCGATCCCGGTGGCGATCGCGCCGCGCGGGTATCCGGCGCAGCGAGGAAAGATCGAGCGGTTGACGGTGGCCTACGGTGGGCAGGCCGACCAGGTCGGATTGGTGGCCACGTGCGCGGAACTGGCCGAGCGGTGGTCGGCGCGGCTACGCATCGCGTCGTTCACCGTCCGCCCCGTGACCATGTTCAGCGGCACCGTCGAACCCGCTGCCGAGAACCTCGTGATCAAGCAGTGGGCCCAGCGGACCCGGGAGGGGATCGCCGCCCAACTCGAGAAGGTCCGTGCGGGTGTCGGCACGCTCAACGCCGATGTGGTGATCGGTGCAGGCCCGACGTGGCGGGACGCGGTGGACGGCCTCGACTGGGAGGCCGGCGACATCCTGGTGCTGGGGTCGGGGGCGGCCGGCCCGGCAGCCCAGGTCTTCCTCGGTTCGGCCGCGGCGCGGATCCTGCGGCATTCACCGGTCCCGACGATGATCGTGCCGAAGCGAGAGGCGGCGTGA
- a CDS encoding YihY/virulence factor BrkB family protein has product MASEQDWRDLRSRLARSAAHSRSALKRCGSAHFARLPRPARQGLRLVGHTVHEALEDRVPGLAAEAALFTLISLPALLLAVIGSLGFVAAELGPAGTEELRHLVLGVPRSFLSDPTFSSYERVVQTVLAETHGNVVSLGIVLSIWSGSRAVNSYLQTMTIAYDIEPRPGWRRRLLALALTLGFLVSAVAVLPPMVLGPRLLRWLSSGAVEDATLRIVDLFFWPGVILVVFVGLTTVYNVGVPWRTPWRRDAPGALLAMTMWLVASAGLRIYLTISVRQDAVFSQLAVPIAVILWIYVTAFAVLLGAEFNAEIERMWPHEEHPWRLTPRLSRRTAES; this is encoded by the coding sequence ATGGCATCCGAACAGGACTGGCGAGACCTGCGGTCGCGGTTGGCACGCTCCGCAGCACATTCCCGGTCGGCGTTGAAGCGCTGCGGTTCGGCTCACTTCGCGCGCCTTCCCCGACCGGCCCGACAGGGATTGCGGCTGGTCGGCCACACCGTGCACGAGGCGCTCGAGGACCGGGTTCCCGGGTTGGCCGCCGAGGCAGCGCTGTTCACCTTGATATCGCTACCGGCTCTGCTTCTGGCCGTCATCGGTTCGCTCGGCTTCGTCGCCGCAGAACTGGGGCCGGCGGGCACCGAAGAGCTGCGCCACCTGGTGCTCGGAGTCCCGAGGTCGTTCCTCTCCGATCCGACCTTTTCCTCCTACGAGCGCGTCGTGCAGACGGTGCTGGCCGAGACCCACGGCAACGTGGTGTCCTTGGGCATCGTGCTCAGCATCTGGAGTGGTTCCCGAGCGGTGAACAGCTATCTGCAGACGATGACGATCGCTTATGACATCGAGCCACGACCGGGCTGGCGTCGACGACTGCTGGCGTTGGCGCTCACTCTCGGATTCCTGGTGAGCGCCGTAGCTGTTTTGCCGCCAATGGTTCTCGGGCCCCGCCTGCTGCGATGGCTGTCCTCGGGCGCTGTTGAGGACGCCACCCTGCGTATCGTCGACCTGTTTTTCTGGCCGGGCGTGATCCTGGTCGTATTCGTCGGGCTGACAACGGTTTACAACGTCGGCGTTCCGTGGCGGACACCGTGGCGACGTGACGCACCGGGAGCACTGCTGGCGATGACCATGTGGCTGGTGGCATCGGCGGGCCTGCGGATCTACCTGACGATCAGCGTCCGGCAGGACGCGGTGTTCAGCCAATTGGCGGTGCCCATCGCAGTCATCCTGTGGATATATGTCACCGCATTCGCAGTGCTGCTGGGCGCCGAGTTCAACGCTGAAATCGAAAGAATGTGGCCCCACGAGGAGCACCCCTGGCGGCTGACGCCTCGACTGAGCAGGCGCACCGCGGAATCCTGA